In Myxococcus stipitatus, the following are encoded in one genomic region:
- a CDS encoding energy-coupling factor transporter transmembrane component T, protein MGRFIHPTHGARRPTCARGAPRQVTPPLVVAIRFLPSLQYEHASIRDAMRLRGEAPSPRRFHAYPAQTLELTVIPLLMRAVRISEELSISALTRGMAREGEKSWYPPLVWTRADTLGFIATALVGVLLVAVDRVAMKSMGARARTA, encoded by the coding sequence GTGGGTAGGTTTATCCACCCAACGCATGGCGCTCGTCGTCCAACATGTGCTCGAGGAGCCCCCCGGCAAGTCACCCCGCCGCTCGTGGTGGCGATCCGCTTCTTGCCCTCATTGCAATATGAGCACGCCAGCATCCGGGATGCGATGCGGCTGCGCGGCGAGGCGCCCTCGCCGCGGCGCTTCCATGCGTACCCCGCGCAGACGCTGGAGCTCACCGTCATCCCGCTCTTGATGCGCGCGGTGAGAATCTCCGAGGAACTCTCCATCTCCGCCCTCACGCGCGGGATGGCGCGTGAGGGCGAGAAGAGCTGGTACCCGCCGCTCGTGTGGACGCGGGCGGACACCCTGGGTTTCATCGCGACGGCGCTCGTGGGCGTGCTGCTCGTCGCCGTGGACCGCGTCGCGATGAAGTCCATGGGGGCTCGGGCGCGCACGGCCTGA
- a CDS encoding AarF/UbiB family protein encodes MRASRFKRLDPDLVPTPLRERPPHAVEISELTIDPERRRVVLKPPMSMWGKLSNPVLTSPAERGAIVRNPLDELGGVFIKLGQLLALHKDLFPTVFCLALSNLHDRVTAFPPGVARRYLEETIGRPLESVFSASSPVPVASIGQCHIARLREGGHLVAVKLQSPDAPSMFWRDIDLFQSLRSPLDIPIQKLLPTLDHLSEMKRNKTEAQKRARKKAWNVRPSMPALLQSGAILRHNEEASLALTNATNLRRVQQLGMLRFKSSLPRMEFLILSAWVGLGLALLAFWLIWQAPLHPDVFGWPLAPAGDPPLDIPRFDWWEGLLLLALCGKAFRSANRVAPQLHENVT; translated from the coding sequence ATGCGCGCGTCACGGTTCAAGCGCCTCGACCCGGACCTCGTCCCCACGCCCCTCCGGGAGCGGCCGCCCCATGCGGTCGAAATCTCCGAGCTGACCATCGACCCGGAGCGCCGCCGCGTGGTCCTCAAACCCCCCATGTCCATGTGGGGCAAGCTCTCCAACCCCGTCCTCACCTCCCCCGCCGAACGCGGCGCCATCGTCCGCAACCCCCTGGATGAGCTCGGCGGCGTCTTCATCAAGCTCGGCCAGTTGCTCGCGCTGCACAAAGACCTGTTCCCCACCGTGTTCTGCCTCGCGCTCTCGAACCTCCACGACCGCGTCACCGCCTTCCCCCCCGGCGTCGCCAGGCGCTACCTCGAGGAGACCATTGGCCGTCCCCTCGAGTCTGTCTTCTCCGCGTCCTCCCCCGTCCCCGTCGCCTCCATCGGCCAGTGCCACATCGCGCGGCTTCGAGAGGGCGGACACCTGGTCGCCGTCAAGCTCCAGAGCCCCGATGCGCCCTCGATGTTCTGGCGCGACATCGACCTCTTCCAGTCGCTGCGCAGCCCCCTAGACATCCCCATCCAGAAGCTCCTCCCCACCCTCGACCATCTCTCCGAGATGAAGCGCAACAAGACGGAGGCCCAGAAACGCGCGCGGAAGAAGGCGTGGAATGTCCGCCCCTCCATGCCCGCCCTGCTCCAAAGCGGCGCCATCCTCCGGCACAACGAGGAGGCGAGTCTCGCCCTCACCAACGCCACGAACCTGCGGCGCGTGCAGCAGTTAGGGATGCTGCGGTTCAAGTCGTCCCTCCCTCGGATGGAGTTCCTCATCCTGTCGGCCTGGGTGGGCCTCGGCCTGGCGCTGCTGGCCTTCTGGTTGATCTGGCAGGCCCCCCTGCATCCGGACGTCTTCGGCTGGCCGCTCGCACCAGCGGGTGACCCGCCCCTGGACATCCCCCGCTTCGACTGGTGGGAGGGACTGTTGCTCCTCGCGCTCTGTGGCAAGGCCTTCCGGAGCGCCAACCGGGTCGCCCCCCAGCTCCACGAAAACGTCACCTGA
- a CDS encoding DEAD/DEAH box helicase family protein gives MATAQVYGRSPVGYSADLGRILALPRRDLAASYTAADVEALEAALRSPSLQCNCASMSPPRPCPLRLRRVQAHALLEASRVGGLLGPIGTGHGKELTTFLMPMVMPGCRVAVLFIPAGLLPQFEAEWSYYGAHWKLPNLAGGRWFRVGLPVLHVITYNKLSSQEATDLLERIRPDLVILNEAHNLKDPRTSRTSRFLRYFEKHPRTRLVALSGTFASKSIKDYAHLSRLALGEGSPLPLAHHVVEEWGTALDPGKVVAPPGALERLCEPGEHVREGFQRRRNATPGVVATEESALDKPLIIRERKVGPVPAQLFALIELAHAGERPDGEQFQEQLQAIACARQLSAGFYHRWRYPRGEPHELIEQWFARRKAWNKEVWEELKGKRREHLDSPGLLTKAAIRAHMSPPYEGDKPVWHAATWPEWTEIHAAVQPEPQAVWVSDFLVKDAAEWARSRVGIVWVEYPELGERIAKEAGVPFYGGGKAASEDILRETGRRSIVASIKAHATGKNLQQFSRNLVVTPPSDGATWEQLLARTHRPGQQAPCVEVDVCLHTQDYSAAFATARERATFIQQTDGQPQKVLSSTVRA, from the coding sequence GTGGCGACAGCTCAAGTCTATGGGCGCTCTCCGGTGGGCTACTCGGCGGACCTCGGCCGCATCCTCGCCTTGCCACGGCGAGACCTGGCCGCGTCGTACACGGCGGCGGATGTCGAGGCGCTGGAGGCCGCGCTCCGGTCGCCGTCCCTTCAGTGCAACTGCGCGAGCATGTCTCCGCCGCGTCCGTGCCCGCTGCGATTGCGGCGGGTGCAGGCCCACGCGTTGCTCGAAGCCTCGCGCGTCGGTGGACTCCTCGGCCCCATCGGCACCGGCCACGGGAAGGAGCTGACAACCTTCCTGATGCCCATGGTGATGCCGGGCTGTCGCGTGGCCGTCCTCTTCATCCCCGCTGGCCTCCTTCCCCAGTTCGAGGCCGAGTGGAGCTACTACGGCGCGCACTGGAAGTTGCCGAACCTCGCGGGTGGCCGGTGGTTCCGCGTGGGCCTGCCCGTCCTGCACGTCATCACCTACAACAAGCTCTCCAGCCAGGAAGCCACGGACCTCCTGGAGCGCATTCGCCCGGACCTGGTCATCCTCAACGAAGCACACAACCTCAAGGACCCGAGGACGTCCCGCACGAGCCGCTTCCTCCGCTACTTCGAGAAGCATCCGAGGACTCGGCTGGTGGCCCTGTCTGGCACCTTCGCGTCCAAGAGCATCAAGGACTACGCGCACCTGTCGCGCCTGGCACTGGGCGAGGGCTCTCCCTTGCCGCTCGCTCACCACGTCGTGGAGGAATGGGGGACAGCCCTGGACCCGGGCAAGGTGGTAGCCCCGCCCGGAGCCCTTGAGCGACTGTGCGAGCCAGGAGAGCACGTCCGCGAGGGCTTCCAGCGCCGCCGCAACGCCACGCCCGGCGTGGTGGCCACGGAAGAGAGCGCCCTGGACAAGCCACTCATCATCCGGGAGCGGAAGGTAGGCCCCGTACCCGCGCAGCTATTCGCGCTCATCGAGCTGGCGCACGCGGGCGAGCGTCCGGACGGAGAGCAATTCCAAGAGCAGCTCCAAGCCATAGCGTGTGCGCGGCAGCTCTCGGCGGGCTTCTACCACCGCTGGCGCTACCCCAGGGGCGAGCCGCACGAGCTGATTGAGCAGTGGTTCGCGCGTCGCAAGGCGTGGAACAAAGAGGTCTGGGAAGAACTCAAGGGCAAGCGCCGCGAGCACCTGGACTCACCGGGGCTTCTCACCAAGGCGGCCATCCGCGCTCACATGTCGCCGCCCTACGAAGGGGACAAACCCGTCTGGCACGCGGCGACATGGCCGGAGTGGACGGAGATTCATGCCGCTGTCCAGCCCGAGCCCCAGGCCGTTTGGGTGTCGGACTTTCTGGTGAAGGACGCGGCGGAGTGGGCGCGCTCGCGAGTGGGAATCGTCTGGGTCGAGTACCCGGAGTTGGGGGAGCGCATCGCCAAGGAAGCAGGCGTGCCGTTCTATGGCGGGGGCAAGGCCGCGTCCGAGGACATCCTCCGGGAGACAGGGAGGCGCTCCATTGTGGCGAGCATCAAGGCACACGCCACGGGGAAGAACCTCCAGCAGTTCTCTCGAAACCTCGTGGTGACGCCGCCCTCGGACGGAGCCACCTGGGAGCAGCTCCTCGCGCGCACGCATCGGCCCGGCCAGCAGGCGCCATGCGTCGAGGTGGACGTGTGCCTACATACTCAGGACTACTCCGCCGCGTTCGCGACTGCTCGCGAACGTGCGACGTTCATCCAGCAGACGGACGGACAACCCCAGAAAGTCCTATCCTCAACAGTTCGCGCCTGA
- a CDS encoding acyltransferase domain-containing protein, protein MSIDSHEIVFLFGGQGSQLYRMGEELYRQNPTFRHWMERGDAVIRRITGRSFLHELYEASHRISEDFDDLELTHPAIFVYEYALAASLIDAGIRPSAVLGASLGEVAACAIAGACHFDDVLPALGQQALALKRGCRAGGMIALMADPMTFRDSPVLPRRSTLAGILGPTHYVIAVPDMWMEDVESHLRARKLLYSVLPVRQPFHSPWVEPLPPGAAIALTQVPFAPPRLKVFSSRTAGQVRLPDAPHLLRAALDPMRFRDAILDVETLGPWRYVDVTPSGTLANLVTANLAGSASTVLAIGSPFGREATGLERVVSKLRAA, encoded by the coding sequence GTGAGCATCGACTCGCACGAGATTGTGTTTCTCTTCGGAGGACAGGGCTCCCAGCTCTACCGCATGGGCGAGGAGCTCTACCGCCAGAACCCCACCTTCCGTCATTGGATGGAGCGCGGCGACGCGGTCATCCGGCGAATCACCGGGCGCTCGTTCCTCCATGAGCTCTACGAAGCCTCCCACCGCATCAGCGAGGATTTCGACGACCTGGAGCTCACCCATCCAGCCATCTTCGTCTACGAGTACGCCCTGGCCGCCTCGCTCATCGACGCCGGCATCCGTCCCTCCGCCGTGCTGGGCGCGAGTCTCGGCGAGGTCGCCGCCTGCGCCATCGCTGGCGCCTGCCACTTCGATGACGTCCTCCCCGCGCTCGGGCAACAGGCGCTCGCACTCAAGCGCGGCTGTCGCGCGGGCGGAATGATTGCCCTCATGGCGGACCCCATGACGTTCAGAGACTCCCCGGTGCTCCCTCGTCGCTCGACGCTCGCGGGAATCCTGGGGCCCACCCACTACGTCATCGCCGTCCCGGACATGTGGATGGAGGACGTGGAGTCTCATCTGCGCGCCAGGAAGCTCCTCTACAGCGTGCTCCCCGTGCGCCAACCGTTCCACTCCCCCTGGGTCGAGCCACTGCCCCCGGGAGCAGCCATCGCACTCACCCAGGTTCCGTTCGCGCCCCCGCGTCTCAAGGTCTTCTCCAGCCGTACCGCCGGCCAGGTGCGCCTCCCGGATGCCCCACACCTGCTGCGCGCGGCGCTCGACCCGATGCGCTTCCGAGATGCCATCCTCGATGTAGAGACCCTGGGGCCCTGGCGCTACGTGGACGTCACCCCCTCGGGGACCCTCGCCAACCTCGTCACCGCGAACCTCGCGGGCTCGGCCTCCACCGTCCTCGCCATCGGGTCTCCGTTCGGCCGTGAAGCGACGGGCCTGGAGCGTGTGGTCTCCAAGCTCCGCGCCGCGTGA
- a CDS encoding DNA polymerase — translation MPVLFSFDTETYPIQPGLLAPPLVCASIAQESPGSERLLSAGQARTWFREALRSPDVHVTGANLAYDLGVMCADDPRLVDDVFAAAEAGRFHDVAIREALMDIALGLHGVDPATGRPLGDDEGARYPLALLVKRHLGLDISADKHAPDAWRLRYGELDGVPLERWPEGAVKYPLRDARYTLDVHLSQARAASSVANGGNLHAEEDQVRAALALHFASVWGLRTHVGRVEELRNRVETEWQANRARFRAAGIFRASGSKDAKRLAQLVTAAYNGAPPVTPPSPRFPQGQVATDRDTLLDSGDALLEELGKSGKVDKYRSTYMDKLEAGTAAPLNPRFNVLVSTTRVSSDYQQLPQRGGVRECHEARPGYVFCSVDYGGLELRTMAQRAIWDVGFSRMGDALLAKEDVHTSAAATFLGEDYDALLPRVKAKEPTATAFRSLAKIFNFGKGGGLGAGGMAYHARAKDGVRFCLLAKIAETCGVERVPVRVQGKVKMVCSACVEVSRHYGNRWLDAWPEQRVLFGKASALTRNGQLVDVTIPGANILRGGCSYTQWLNTPFQGLGAVGAKLATWRVSREMYADRRSPLWGSRLVLMVHDELVAELRADCPNRLHDAAERMAEIMRQAMREVTPDLAGAIEAEPALARMLSKDMATVRDSSGRLVVWEPEAKAA, via the coding sequence GTGCCCGTCCTCTTCAGCTTCGACACCGAGACCTATCCGATTCAGCCTGGACTGCTTGCGCCGCCGCTCGTCTGCGCGTCCATCGCCCAGGAATCGCCCGGCAGTGAGCGGCTTCTCTCCGCTGGCCAGGCGCGCACGTGGTTCCGTGAGGCCCTCCGCTCTCCGGATGTCCACGTGACAGGAGCCAATCTCGCCTACGACCTGGGCGTCATGTGCGCGGATGACCCGCGACTGGTGGACGACGTGTTTGCCGCCGCCGAGGCAGGGCGATTCCATGACGTGGCCATCCGCGAAGCCCTCATGGACATCGCCCTGGGACTCCACGGGGTGGACCCAGCAACGGGCAGGCCACTGGGGGACGATGAGGGCGCCCGCTACCCGCTGGCCCTCCTGGTGAAGCGCCACCTTGGCCTCGACATCTCCGCCGACAAGCACGCCCCCGACGCGTGGCGACTTCGCTACGGCGAGCTGGATGGAGTGCCGCTGGAGCGATGGCCAGAAGGGGCCGTGAAGTACCCGCTTCGCGATGCGCGCTACACGCTGGACGTCCACCTGTCCCAAGCACGAGCCGCGTCTAGCGTCGCCAATGGCGGCAACCTCCACGCCGAAGAGGACCAGGTCCGCGCCGCACTCGCACTCCACTTCGCCTCCGTGTGGGGCCTGCGCACGCATGTCGGGCGCGTCGAGGAGCTGCGCAACCGTGTCGAGACGGAGTGGCAAGCCAACCGCGCCCGCTTCCGGGCCGCTGGTATCTTCCGGGCCAGCGGCTCGAAGGACGCCAAGCGCCTCGCCCAACTCGTCACCGCCGCCTACAACGGCGCGCCGCCCGTCACTCCTCCCTCTCCTCGATTCCCCCAGGGGCAGGTGGCCACCGACAGGGACACCCTCTTGGATTCGGGCGATGCGCTGCTTGAGGAGCTGGGCAAGTCCGGCAAGGTGGACAAGTACCGCTCCACGTACATGGACAAGCTGGAGGCAGGCACAGCCGCCCCGCTCAACCCACGCTTCAACGTGTTGGTCAGCACGACTCGCGTTTCGAGTGACTACCAGCAGCTCCCGCAGCGGGGGGGCGTGCGCGAGTGCCACGAGGCTCGCCCTGGCTACGTGTTCTGCTCCGTGGACTACGGCGGCCTGGAGCTGCGCACCATGGCCCAGCGTGCCATCTGGGACGTGGGCTTCTCGCGGATGGGTGATGCTCTACTCGCCAAGGAGGATGTCCACACCTCGGCCGCGGCCACATTCTTGGGGGAGGACTACGACGCCCTCTTGCCCCGCGTGAAGGCCAAGGAGCCCACGGCCACGGCCTTTCGCTCGCTCGCCAAAATCTTCAACTTCGGCAAGGGCGGGGGCCTGGGCGCTGGCGGCATGGCGTACCACGCCCGCGCCAAGGACGGCGTCCGGTTCTGCCTGTTGGCCAAGATTGCGGAGACGTGCGGAGTGGAGCGCGTTCCCGTGCGCGTCCAGGGCAAGGTGAAGATGGTCTGCTCCGCGTGCGTCGAGGTGTCGCGCCACTACGGCAACAGGTGGCTGGATGCGTGGCCCGAGCAGCGCGTCCTCTTCGGCAAGGCCAGTGCCCTCACGCGCAACGGCCAGCTCGTGGACGTCACGATTCCGGGCGCCAATATCCTCCGAGGCGGTTGCAGCTATACCCAGTGGCTCAACACCCCTTTCCAGGGCCTCGGTGCCGTGGGCGCGAAGCTGGCCACGTGGCGAGTGTCGCGGGAGATGTACGCGGACCGCCGCTCACCACTCTGGGGCTCGCGTCTTGTCCTCATGGTGCATGACGAGCTGGTGGCGGAGCTGCGCGCGGACTGCCCCAACCGGCTTCACGATGCCGCCGAGCGCATGGCCGAAATCATGCGGCAAGCCATGCGCGAAGTGACGCCGGACCTGGCGGGCGCCATCGAGGCCGAGCCCGCCCTCGCGCGCATGCTCTCGAAGGACATGGCCACGGTGCGCGACTCCAGTGGACGGCTGGTGGTCTGGGAGCCCGAGGCGAAGGCAGCGTGA
- a CDS encoding PD-(D/E)XK nuclease family protein, producing the protein MDAQSSQQPESPRRRAVDGGVINFLSVSQLKQFSLCPRRWYFAKVLRLPEPETKAQALGVEGHAQLEHYLRTGEDVLGDIARAGRHLLPTPGADLLVEESFGTPSPLSADGIPFVGHIDLINPRRLADGVLRVTDHKFSSNVARYGATPAQLVDASTESGLQMVGYGTWAALSDARFPGVRVLELEHLYFQTRGARHAESVLARTSTEHVTREWTEKVVPMVRRMREVARATRSADAPPNFGACEKFGGCPFKAKCLSGGPTVSLMNRLILKPQTPDAAAQLPLAPPPANAPTASLGTCDRCGATLTPENTSKLRSGDVLHVSCPGAEVAAVLPPDAPAASPTIATDAAPKRRGRKPKATAAPGDHRESPSGPPAATSPQDERLRLFVDCVPNMPAASLAEYVSKVASQVSEAGGVEDLRFAGAESALGFGKWKGALAMAIRGAPPAPGAYAALGLAHSELLQIAVEALEPLCGPGDFVRGAR; encoded by the coding sequence GTGGACGCACAATCTTCACAGCAGCCAGAGAGCCCCCGTCGTCGCGCCGTGGACGGGGGCGTCATCAACTTCCTCTCCGTCTCGCAACTGAAGCAATTCAGCCTGTGCCCGCGCCGCTGGTACTTCGCGAAGGTGTTGCGACTGCCCGAGCCTGAGACGAAGGCGCAAGCCTTGGGCGTCGAAGGGCACGCGCAACTGGAACACTACCTACGCACGGGTGAAGACGTCCTGGGCGACATCGCGCGAGCGGGGCGCCATCTGCTTCCGACACCAGGCGCGGACCTTCTGGTTGAAGAGTCCTTCGGCACGCCCTCGCCCCTGTCCGCGGACGGAATCCCTTTCGTCGGACACATTGACCTCATCAACCCGCGCCGCCTCGCGGATGGAGTGCTGCGCGTCACAGACCACAAGTTCTCGTCCAACGTGGCACGCTACGGAGCCACGCCCGCGCAGTTGGTGGACGCGAGCACCGAGTCCGGTTTGCAGATGGTGGGCTACGGCACGTGGGCAGCGCTCTCCGATGCTCGCTTCCCAGGCGTCCGCGTGCTGGAGCTGGAGCACCTCTATTTCCAGACGCGCGGCGCGCGACATGCAGAGAGCGTCCTCGCCAGGACGAGCACCGAGCACGTCACCCGCGAATGGACAGAGAAGGTCGTCCCCATGGTGCGCCGCATGCGCGAAGTGGCCCGAGCCACGCGCAGCGCGGACGCACCTCCCAACTTCGGTGCCTGCGAGAAGTTCGGTGGGTGCCCTTTCAAAGCGAAGTGCCTTTCAGGAGGTCCCACCGTGTCCCTGATGAATCGCCTCATCCTCAAGCCCCAGACCCCCGACGCCGCCGCGCAGCTCCCACTCGCCCCTCCGCCTGCCAACGCCCCCACCGCGTCCCTTGGGACGTGCGACAGGTGCGGCGCGACGCTCACGCCGGAGAACACGAGCAAGCTCCGCTCGGGGGACGTGCTGCATGTGTCCTGCCCTGGCGCCGAAGTGGCCGCCGTGCTCCCCCCCGATGCCCCTGCCGCGTCGCCCACCATCGCCACGGATGCCGCGCCGAAGCGTCGCGGTCGCAAGCCGAAGGCCACCGCCGCGCCCGGCGATCACCGCGAGTCCCCGAGCGGCCCCCCGGCGGCCACAAGCCCCCAGGACGAGCGCCTGCGCCTGTTCGTGGACTGCGTCCCCAACATGCCCGCCGCCTCCCTCGCGGAGTACGTGTCCAAGGTGGCATCCCAGGTGAGCGAGGCCGGTGGCGTCGAGGACCTGCGCTTTGCGGGTGCGGAGAGCGCGCTGGGTTTCGGAAAGTGGAAGGGGGCGCTCGCCATGGCCATCCGCGGCGCGCCTCCCGCGCCGGGCGCGTATGCCGCCCTCGGTCTTGCCCACTCGGAGCTTCTGCAAATCGCGGTGGAGGCGCTGGAGCCCTTGTGCGGCCCGGGTGACTTCGTGCGCGGTGCTCGCTGA
- a CDS encoding tyrosine-type recombinase/integrase yields the protein MAKGRPWDGGYIRADSKGRETYYIYRKINGRLFEVSTRCHTSRAAHEQLKRFEADPANYKPVQDAPNIDTGLSLTVKLVEEFLRWSTDEKKNSVKWVKDQQRSLAWWSDHLGSVDLRKLKTSRLVEALDSAKAGRKQHIATLKAFCGWLIKVRHLMEKREDPSSGLSVPQARPEQWTTVKAVSLEQLHAVRGHLAGTSRDALDVLAGTGWHFNELSRFVAGGSVEVHPMNGGRVLACPQTKAGEPLRTEVSAVVAESAARLRAVGTVDYWALHRELGRASQAAGLKEHLRPGHMRHSVATWAINAGAHPAAVAAFLNHKSERTTKRFYATHAVPAKVPTLF from the coding sequence ATGGCCAAGGGAAGACCATGGGACGGGGGGTACATTCGTGCCGACAGCAAGGGGCGCGAGACCTATTACATCTACCGGAAGATCAACGGCAGGCTGTTTGAGGTGAGTACTCGCTGCCACACGAGCCGGGCCGCGCACGAGCAGCTCAAGCGCTTTGAAGCAGACCCCGCAAACTACAAACCAGTGCAGGACGCCCCGAACATAGATACCGGGCTCTCCCTCACTGTAAAGCTGGTGGAAGAGTTTCTTCGCTGGTCAACGGACGAGAAGAAGAACTCGGTGAAGTGGGTCAAGGACCAACAGCGCTCGCTGGCGTGGTGGTCTGATCATCTTGGGTCAGTGGACCTTCGGAAGCTGAAGACCTCCCGACTGGTTGAGGCGCTTGATTCCGCTAAGGCTGGGAGGAAGCAGCACATCGCCACGCTGAAGGCGTTCTGTGGTTGGTTGATTAAGGTTCGCCACCTGATGGAGAAGCGCGAGGATCCGAGTTCTGGTCTCTCTGTGCCGCAGGCTCGTCCGGAGCAATGGACGACGGTGAAGGCAGTATCTCTCGAACAGCTTCACGCGGTACGTGGGCACCTTGCTGGGACATCACGTGATGCGCTCGACGTGCTCGCGGGTACCGGGTGGCACTTCAACGAGCTTTCTAGGTTCGTTGCTGGCGGCTCCGTCGAGGTACATCCGATGAACGGTGGACGCGTGCTCGCTTGTCCTCAAACCAAGGCGGGTGAGCCACTGCGCACGGAGGTGAGTGCCGTTGTCGCAGAATCGGCTGCCCGGTTGCGAGCGGTCGGCACCGTCGACTATTGGGCGCTCCATCGGGAGCTAGGGCGCGCCAGTCAAGCGGCTGGGCTGAAAGAGCACCTTAGACCCGGTCACATGAGGCACTCGGTTGCAACGTGGGCGATAAACGCTGGTGCGCATCCTGCCGCAGTGGCTGCCTTCCTAAACCACAAGAGTGAGCGGACCACGAAGCGGTTCTACGCCACTCATGCTGTTCCGGCGAAGGTTCCGACTTTGTTCTAA
- a CDS encoding helix-turn-helix domain-containing protein yields the protein MTPLLLSKRQAAKMLGVSRGRTLDELINAGFLRPVLILGRMKLPREEIERLAREGTEPMPSPNNTPRSRSSRRPQPTNVGAAIRAIRLD from the coding sequence ATGACCCCGCTTCTTCTCTCGAAGCGACAGGCAGCAAAGATGCTGGGGGTCAGTCGAGGCCGGACACTCGACGAACTGATCAACGCGGGATTCCTCCGCCCTGTTCTGATACTTGGTCGCATGAAGCTTCCGCGAGAAGAGATCGAGAGATTGGCGAGGGAGGGCACTGAACCTATGCCCTCTCCCAACAACACCCCTCGGTCCCGCTCATCTCGACGCCCGCAACCAACAAACGTTGGCGCTGCAATCCGAGCAATCAGACTCGACTAA